Within Anopheles nili chromosome 3, idAnoNiliSN_F5_01, whole genome shotgun sequence, the genomic segment TAGATTGATTGAAAGTTGTTCATTTACGGTACGCACTCCGACGAAACGCAACGCACGTCCGTTCGCTTGccttaaaaaaattgaaatgaaaattttgttCGCGCAGAGCTGTCGAACGCACGAAGCCCGCTTCGGATCGTCAAACAATTGGACGAATAAAGATCAGATAGGATAAGAAAAAATGTGCTGTAGTCGTACTACCAAAACTGAGGGTGCATAAACGAGAGAGCACAACGCTGAATCCAAGAGCGAACGAGACGCACGACCAAACTCGTGAGAGAATTCTGAAGAGACCTGTCCGTTAGTTagaaagagaagcaaacatgaaaaacGTGAGAGACTAAAACAGCCAAGGGTGTCAAACTACCATAATTTTTCCAGGAGTAAGTAATGTGTCTATTTAAACACATTTGATCGTGTTTTTCTATTCAAATAACCGTAATCAATGGTATGATGTAATTTTATGATTTGCAGCTATTTTGTATGGTTAGTTTTTGAAGCattgtattttaaaatatttcgaTAAACATCGCGATGTGCCGTATCCCAATATACATAATTTGACGTTCAGCAAGTCATATAAATGTTACAATTGCAGCTATTCGATAATTGCTTGACGTTTTTTTGAATCGTTATCTAATGACCGTTTTTACCATGGAAAGTTCATAATTTGAAaccgtaaaaaaaactatacaaaGAATAAATAGTATGCGCATTCATATTTGTTTAATatatgaatgttttatatcTAACACAGCATGCCAAATAATTTTGATATCAGTGGATTCTATTGACCAATCTTACGATTTTGTGAAGATAAAAGATTGATTAGTTTCGCTTTAATTTGGTTCATTTAACGGTcaacaataaaatataaaaagcaTTCTGTCTCCACTgcacaaaaaatgaagattGATGTGAAAATCATTGAggcaaatggaacatttcgaATCATTCATCTATTCTAAAGTGCAAATCGAGATCTCTTGTTTCTGCAGCTTCGATCTTGCTGCACGTGTATACATTTCGCTTTCCCAAAATGGGTCGTCGTCCGGCAAGATGCTATCGCTATTGCAAAAACAATCCGTATCCTAAATCGCGCTTCTGTCGCGGTGTGCCAGACGCGAAGATCCGCATCTTTGATCTGGACCGAAAGAAGGCTGTAGTAGAAGACTTCCCGTTCTGCGTGCATCTCGTATCGGATGAGTACGAACAGCTCAGCTCGGAAGCACTCGAAGCTGGTCGTATTTGCTGCAACAAGTACCTGGTGAAGTACTGCAGCAAAGATCAATTCCATATTCGCATGCGGCTGCATCCGTTCCACGTTATTCGCATGAACAAAATGTTGTCGTGCACCAAGTACGATCGGGATGAATACCAGAAGCACAACGTCGAAGTTCGATTGGTTGCCGATGGCTGCGGTGTCCAGTTCCGTAACGACCACGGCCCGCTGACAAAGTGGGAGCAGCATCAACGTTCGCATTTGTCAGCCTAAAGGTCGAATTTTAAAGATTctttttgatgaaataaaagaaaagcaaattgatcagaaaaaagtgaaaatagaGATTGAATACCAGATGCTGGTGATCTTCGTTGTCGGAGGGTAAACagaacatattttatttgataatTTATTAGGCGAAACAATCGCTTATCGTATGGGTTTGCTTCAGGAGGAATCGGAAGAACCTGCAATCGAGGGCCTTCGTCTGCCATTCAATAATTTTGACCTTTTTGACGGGCGTTCGACAGGGCCAAACAACGCTCATAGATGGCAATTTCGGTAGTCTAATAACTTGTAGAAATTCTAGGTTCTGGCATTTCCTTGATGGTAGATATCATACGAAGCAAACGGTTGAAAATCAATTGATCAGATAGGGAAAGTCATGGTGAGCCTCTTGATGAAACCCTCTTAGCTGTTAAAGAAACGCAAATGCGGGTAGTCAAGTCGGGTGTGATCAAATTGAGATATTGCAGTAAggaaaaatattaaactaaaaaaacgcGATCATATTTACTAGCAATACGTGTTTGTATTTATGAATACGAGAACATAGTTTATTTGTGTCTACGCTCCCTTAATACCGTTGCTGGAAACCACCTTGTTGAGCATTGTTAAACATCATTtgattttgttgctgttgctgctgttgttgctgattttgctgctgctgctgttgctggtggtacTCCTGTTGCGTCATCCCGCCCTGTGGGTTATTCGGGTGTCCGTTAGGACCGGATAGCCGGACACGTTTGGCATTATTATGATCCATCCCTCCTCCACCTTGACCAGcaccgccaccacctccaccttGTTGCATTTGCTAAATAAGAACAGAGCAATCGTTAAGTGAAAATCATTCGGCATTGGAATAAAGTTTGCATATCATTTACATTCCCgggctgctgttgttgttgctgagaCTGCTGTTGAggattttgctgctgctgttgctgaaagTTAAAGAAAATGATACTATAAAATCAGAGCGATCAAGGCGTACAATTTTATGCCTACATTTCCCTGTTGATTCTGCTGTTGGTtagcttgctgctgctgattattttgctgttgttgttgttgctgctgctgttgttgttgttgttgttgttgctgctgttgctgttgtcgtTTTTCGCCTTTATCGTCCTGGTCTTCATCGGTGAGGAACTCACGCTTCGGGTACGGTATGGGGCACCCGGCGAAAACATCGGCTGTCGGCATGGGATCCTCCGAAAAATATGGATCCTGCATTGCCTGTTCTGAGGTAATGCGTTTGTTCGGATCCATCAGCAGTAACTTTTGCAACAGATGAAATGCTTTGCTATCCGGTTTGATCTTATGCCGCTCCATATACTTCACTAGGGAGCAGCTTGCgtagctgaaaaaaaaagaaagcaatgcCATCAAAGCTGCCTTCCAGCACAACCTGGTTCAACCCGTTCTTACTTCGAGCGCTTAAAATCTTTCGTAAGCGTGTGATGCTCAGGCATCTTTCGAATATCCTCCCAATCTTTGTCCTGCGGAAAGCCCATCACATTGAAAATTCGATCCAGCTGGTCGTGATGGTACGGATTGCTCGTCTTGATGTCCTCTTGTCGACAGTGAAAGATCGGCTCCGATGTGAGTAGCTCGGCAAAAATACATCCAATTGCCCAGATATCGATAGCTTTTGTGTAGTGGCGAGCGCCTAACAGCAGTTCTGGTGCACGGTACCAAAAGGTTACAACGACCGGATCGAGATCGGCAAGCGGTTTCAATGGGGCATTAAATAGACGCGCAAAACCCATGTCAGCAATCTTTACGCGACCACGTTCATTGCCTTCACCCATCACGAGGATATTAGCCGGTTTCTAAAATACGCCAACATTTAGAAACTCCATGACGATGTCGAGCAATAAAACTGCTACTCACCAGATCTCGGTGCAAAACCCAATTACTATGAAGATAATGGATGCCATCTAATATTTGATACAGTAAACTCTTAACCATTCCTTTCGGAACCATCACCGGCTTCTTCGTTGCCTTGGCCGCCCGATGAAACTTGATAATGTGCCACAAATCATGTTCGGCGTAGTCAAACAGTAGCCACACTTTGCGATCCGTATGCGATAGGAACACTCGGATGAGATTTATTACATTGGGGTGCTTCAATTCCCGAAGCAGCTGTGtgggaaattaaaacaatcagTTACCACTGATTGCAGATACTTTTTTGACTTCCTATACTTACCGCAATCTCACGACAAGCGGACATCGATAGTCCGGTCCCTTCGATCTGCTTGAGCGCATAATCCTTTGAATCGTTGCCTTCTTTACGTCGTGCTTTGTACACGTGTCCGTATGTTCCCCGACCTACCTTGCAGCCTTCGTATTCGAACAGGTCCTCTACTTTGGCCCGTTCTTGTTGGGTTTTCATCTTGAAATCGTAATCCATCATCACAGCGGTAGTCATCATACGATACGATCGAAACTGGGCTACGATGACTTGATTTCATACGAAGCACGACTCAATGGTAAAAGTATGAGGAACTTCAGATAAAATTGAGCAGATATTAAGTGATTTAACTAGAGAATTCCTTTTCAGATGATGCAGATCAAACGATgcgttttgtttacgttttacCAAACATAAACACAAGCAATGTCCTGCTGTCATACGAACGGACGAACTTTGACAGTTCTTTGTGTGCCTACCAATACGGTACCTTAGAAGAAAATGGCATGACCTAGTGACTACGTAGTTCGAAATCAAGAAGCTCACATTTAAAATAGCCGTTACGGCTCTGTTTCGGATTTAATTTTAAGGATTGAGCTTGGATATCTaacatttaattatttaaaacataaaaccaacaaaaactcTCATTTGTTTTAGAAGTAGTACTGCTTTATTTAGTAAAAATTACTGCAAACATCGTTAACTACAACATAGTGGTTTGAAATCCAGCATGGCTAAAGGGCCATGTTAATAAGCCAACTAAAAAGGTCGTTTCGACGCACTCATATCTAAAGCAGAAATATTCCGCTGATTATACAACACAGgcaacatttaaaacaaactgtTCAACAATTGTAAACCAATTCCCATCGTCCCGAGGTTCATTACCAAAGCAAATGTAGGCTAATATCACTGAAAAATGTTCTTTAACGGTGAATCTTCTCCATTCTTCGTTCCGTTCGTGCGTGGATGGGTCTTATTCTCCGGTTCAAGAAATTCTCAAGCTAAATTGTAGTGTTTTATAAATATGGCATAGCGAACAGAAGCAGTTGGAGGTGTCATTCGATCATTGAACTGTATCAGTGCTTTTTCGATTTAATGCGCTTCATGTCGTCGTCCATATCCATGAATCTGCTCAGCCGCTGTCCATTGAACGGTTCGTCGCTGCCAGGTGGATTTTGCCGCATCTGGGAGAAAAGATCAAACATGTTCCGTgaaagacaaataaaaaatctcCGAACTGGTTGTTTGTTACAAGACATGAGTGACTAGGAACTGAATTCCATTACTGCTATGGCTAGTATTCATACGCACCTTTCGTGTATAGGCCTTCATTTCCCGTGTAATGATTTTAGCTGGCGAAAAAGCAGCAAGGTGTAACGAGTGGGTGCACAGACCCTTCGTGAAATTTCTTGTGCAAAGCGatatatatttcattttcagaAATGTCTCTCAACCTGTGTCTGTGTGCATTGAGgcgtggttttggttttgtaaGTACATCAAGGAAAGTCTTTTGAAGTGTCTTTTGCCTAACGATGTCCACAGTCACGTTTGAGGGTTAATTCTACCGGCGGCAAGCTGTGAGTATTTGGCCATCGGTTGTTAGTAAAAGTTAGCTAGTAACATCAACGGAACATTTCTTAAAGTAAGTAAAAGTGGCCAAACCGGCTTGTTAGTTTAGTTCACCAAGCATTAGCAGATAAAACCTCTGCACCGTTGTTACGAAAATTTTGGTGTGGATATGAAGTAAGAACGTGGAGTTTTCGAGGATATAATTAAATGTACCCAATTTCCTATTCTTAGGAACGATGGAATGTCCCATTAGGGCATTTCTGTTTATCTTTGTTTGGTAACCGTTAATTTGAGTTTGTTTACTCACTGTCTGTAGATTAGTCGATCATAAAAGAATATCTGCAatgctctctctttcgctatTTAGAAGAGAATGCGGTCTAATTTTACGATTTGGTATTATTTATAATTGGTTTAATTTGACtataaactacaaaaaaagatAGAAAGCAAGTTGAGCAAACATTGAAGTACAGTTCTTTGTTTGAGGTGCGAAAGgattaaagaaaaaagaaaagttctACGGAGAGGAAGATAACGGCCGAATAGTAAAACGTTTTCAACAATAAAGTTTAACTACAATTCATATTATGCAAGTTTTAGTTTAAAGTTGAAATGTACACAAAGACCCTTTCGGGGGGATATGTGGTTTGGGCAAGTCATTGAACGTTTGAAAGGGTTCGGTAGGGTAGAATAAAGTCAGAATGCTTGGTCTTAGTAATCGCTCGCACGAGAAAACGCTGCACACGTGATGCACGAGCCTGCTTAGATCTCAACGTTATCTTTCGCAAAACGCTTCTGTTATCGGTTGCCGCGAGGgacagagaaagaaaaattgaagaaaGAAACGAATCGAAAACATTATTGATGGTTTGCTAAACAATCAATCCTCGTtctgtgtgttgtttgttttttatgatTAGTTTGTGTAGCTGGCGGATGCGTCGCTCCAAACGATCCCGATTATTCGTTAGTGAAAATTTCGTCCGCACATCCATAGCGAAGCCAGCACGTGGCCAGGTGGTGTGTCGTGCGTGTGCTTTCACATTCCCGGACGAGTCCGTCCTAATTCGCATTCATTCACAACGGGCGATACTTTACCATTATTCTGTACTTCTCCTTGCAGGCGTAGTTCGACTCATCTACGTCATTGTAGCAGTCCGACTTGTAGTGCGCCGGAAGAGGTTTACCCTCGTGCTCGCACAATTTATGTAGCGGACGTGATCTAGAGCGATATTTGAAGCGTGATTCATCTCATTAATGCCAAATAACATCCGGGAGTCTAATGCTGTCTTACCTCACGATCATCTTATCCATGCCGGTGGGTTTGCTGACAGGGCAGTAGAACACatcgggtgtgtttttgtcgtACACGATCGACTTGCGCAGCAGATCTTTCTCGGTGTACTTGATGTGCTTCTCCTTTGCCATCGCCTGCTGAGCCACCAGGCAGATGACGAGGCTAAGAATTAACACTACGACCTTGCCCATGGTTAGATGCTGGAATGCGTAAGGCAATTGTTAGCTtctacgacgacgacaaacGACGTGCAGGACCTGGGAAGCAAAATGAAGGCGAAATGAGATGAAACGCTAACGAGAATGTGAGGAAAGTGTTGCGCATATATGTGGAGCGTGGGAGGTGCTGGCTTCACATGAAAATTGCAAGTACAATGGTTTACTTTCACTCCAAGCTACATTTGCAGAGGAATGTATCGTTCGGAAACACCAACATTAACCTATTTTCAATGTCAAACTTTGCTTATTGATGTTTGCACATCTGTAATGCAACGCTCACGCCTTTCAAAAGTTTACTATTCTTCACAAggtgatcgttttgtttggttattGAGTCACTGACCGTCAGTGAAGGAACTGCTTTGCATTGGTGGGCTGGGCTATAAATCCATCCAACATACATTGAAACCCCTTCACGGGAAATGCAACAGCTTGTGCAAATGACGAACCTGTTTGAAGGTTGAAGTCGGACTGTCCTTGAGGAGGATCGCGCGAACGGAGCTTATGATgtcagaaaattaaaacatgagTCATCGTTAGAATTTACATCTATTTAAATTCTGTACAGCTCATAGCATACAATTGAATCTTTATCACGTTCGTTAATAGATACTTTAGAAGATAAGAGATGTGACATGATAATGAGGCAGCTTCTTGCTTTCCATTGGCTTGGGGAATCCTATTAAACGCTATTCCTCAAAACtccaagagcgagagagattgGCGATCCCATCGTGAGGCATCGATCGATTAAATTATACACCGATTCTATCTACTTTCTTCAACCGATCACCATCGCTAACGCCAATTCGCACCCGAACGCTGTTGCGCTAATGGGCTCAAATTCAGAGGAACCGCTTCACACTGGCATTTGGCCGATGGAGACGAGGTCGtcttctcgttttgcggaCGATTTCACGGTATACGCCCCGTCTAGTCTGATGTAACGCCACGTTCCATAGTCCAAAGACTCGACTAGTCATGGTCCACCGTGAACCAGAAGCTGCTCCAGCAGAAGAACGCACCCCATGAGCTCATCATGGCCACTACCACGTTTGGTTCCCTTCCCTTGGGCCATAGCCAGGCAGTCCGGGATAGAGgggatcacaaaaaaaagggcaacggaTTCTAACGGGATCGTGAGCAGCCCCAGAagcatttttgttattattttacgCTATCCCACGGCTCGCCCCAAGCCAACACCGGTCCCGGGGGTGATGTGATTCCGGTTCCGATTCAGTGTCGGCTGTGGCCGGTGGGTGttataaaaagaaataagTGGGACGTCGATGAGAAAATTGACAGCTGCGGTCGTTGTTGGCCGTTTGTGGACGAGCTTCGTTATGAATAATCCCCCCCCGAAcagggcaggaaaaaaatcTCGGCGCTCTAGTCCCAAGGGGGAACTCGTTTCATCACCATCTGCTGGGACAAAGTAAAGCGTACCTTTCGGAATGCTTGCTTGTTGGACATTCTGAAGGTATTCTCTGGAACTAATGAGTTGAAAATTAGAGGTAGAACCAACAGCTACGCAACCTGGATCATGAATAAACTGTTCTAAATGAGCGCAAGCGTGATAATTTGATGCTCAAGAGGGCAGTGCCATTAACATCGTTTCGAGAACAGTTACGGATGCATAATTACCTATTAGAGGTATGTTTTTTGAAATTCTTCTAGTACCATAACATTAATTACCGTTAATGAAACAAATACATGGGcatttatatttgttttacgTCAATTAAATTGgtcgagaaacaaaaacctatccattcgtttttgttttacgtctTAACTTTTGCTCAAATGATTCCGAAATATATTGGAAAAACATTCCATCTATTGTTCCACATTCGATCGTCGTGAGGTTGGCGTCCTTCGCTTGTTCGATGGACTAAAAATCCATCGAAAACGTCCTCCGTTCGATTGTGTCCAGCATCCTTCCCTAAATGGACAGCGATGGCTGGATCGTGTGCGTTCATCGTGTGGGTATTGTGATGACTCGTGCTTCCACGCAAAACTCCCTCCCCCAGACACGTTTGCGCGTTTTGCGAACGGACACCTTGTTCAGCGTTTTAAAACAGCTTTAGACAGCAGGATCTACATCCCACTGCAGACTTCGATCTGGTTTCCAAAACCACTATTCAACGCCAACCCCAACGCATGAGTTGACATTTTACTCAAATGGAGCATCCACaacgtttttttgcttcatgatCACCTCAATCCCCAGCGTTGTATTGGCACAGATTAAGTTAGGTAAATATTAAGGCCATCCCAGTGCGATCTTACCACCAGCAGGTAACCGGTAATGGAAATGGTTCACCTCGACGAACTGAGCCCGGAATCGGACCACCTTCTGAGTGGACCGATTCGCTCCGCCAGCAGTGGGATGAGAAGCAATTCTCGGCCTCCTTTTAAACTTCACCCGGGCAGAGTCGTAGGTGCGAAGATTGCCTTCACCAGGCGGATGCCCTATGCGGAAGATCGGAAGCCGAGTAGGGAGTGCGATCATGCCAGAGAGATCACcggtaattgaattatttaatcGATTTGTCCAACGGGACGAGAGTACCCACGAAACGGGTAGGGGATCGGGTTTTGGATCAATCCGATCATTAACGGAGCCGGTTCCCCTTAATGGGAGGTCGCCGTCAGATGGGTTGCATTTCTCCTGTCATTTTCTTTGGCAACACTTGCCGCTCGAGACGAGCGGCCAGAAATAGGCACGATACACGGTTATCGGTTTTCCATCTAATGCCACCACAGGCACAGCGATGGGTTGATCGACGAATAAACTAAGCCATTACCTCTTATTAGCCTCACGGCGGTGGTTACCAACGAACCGGAGCCTCGAGTGTCGAAAGCCCCGTCGGAAATCGTGCAGTTTACATCCTTTTCAGTGGCATTCATCCGTTCAAGGCCTCCACTAGGTCGGGTTTCTGAAAGTCGGCCCAAATCGGCGACGGTTAAAAGCGCCCCCCATTACCATACGACCCGAAACAAGCTCCGGCAGGTGTGAGCTCAAGGATATACAGTCGAGCTCGATGTGCAACGCTACATGCCAAAACACGAACCACTCACATCTACCACCGAAAGGCAATTATGCCGCTTTTGCGCCCGGCGCCATTTGCatcgttttctcttttttttctcgtgttgcCATCATCGGTGCCGCGAGTTGCGATAGTGGTTGCGCTATCCATCATCGATCGCGTACTTGATCATAGCTCGAAACCGGCGTACCATAACGCGTGGCTGGGCCATCCGTCTGCTGACGCAATGAGTGAAAGTTTTGCGTATGAGTTTCGGTTTTGTTGATGGCTTTTGAGAAGACATCTATCTTGCAGACGTCGGGGagttttctcctttttccttttcttccgcATATGGCTGATACAATCGCGCCATTACGGTAGATGCTCGTCAGGAATCAACCACCCTAGCGGTTGGTGCATGATACTGGCATGGAAGCGAATACATTCTAGGAGGATACTTTTTCTTTAACAACGAGTGcttgtaaataaatattccaACGCTCTAATAAATAATACATATAGGAGAAACGACACCAATCAAGCCGTAAATAAAATTGACCATAAAGTCGAATCGATGGCAGTACCATAAAATAGACATTTTTTTACTTAGATTCAAGTAAAACGAGAGCCGTGCT encodes:
- the LOC128723902 gene encoding 60S ribosomal protein L10-like, with product MGRRPARCYRYCKNNPYPKSRFCRGVPDAKIRIFDLDRKKAVVEDFPFCVHLVSDEYEQLSSEALEAGRICCNKYLVKYCSKDQFHIRMRLHPFHVIRMNKMLSCTKYDRDEYQKHNVEVRLVADGCGVQFRNDHGPLTKWEQHQRSHLSA
- the LOC128725339 gene encoding cyclin-dependent kinase 8, translated to MTTAVMMDYDFKMKTQQERAKVEDLFEYEGCKVGRGTYGHVYKARRKEGNDSKDYALKQIEGTGLSMSACREIALLRELKHPNVINLIRVFLSHTDRKVWLLFDYAEHDLWHIIKFHRAAKATKKPVMVPKGMVKSLLYQILDGIHYLHSNWVLHRDLKPANILVMGEGNERGRVKIADMGFARLFNAPLKPLADLDPVVVTFWYRAPELLLGARHYTKAIDIWAIGCIFAELLTSEPIFHCRQEDIKTSNPYHHDQLDRIFNVMGFPQDKDWEDIRKMPEHHTLTKDFKRSNYASCSLVKYMERHKIKPDSKAFHLLQKLLLMDPNKRITSEQAMQDPYFSEDPMPTADVFAGCPIPYPKREFLTDEDQDDKGEKRQQQQQQQQQQQQQQQQQQQQQNNQQQQANQQQNQQGNQQQQQNPQQQSQQQQQQPGNQMQQGGGGGGAGQGGGGMDHNNAKRVRLSGPNGHPNNPQGGMTQQEYHQQQQQQQNQQQQQQQQQNQMMFNNAQQGGFQQRY
- the LOC128722880 gene encoding uncharacterized protein LOC128722880, giving the protein MGKVVVLILSLVICLVAQQAMAKEKHIKYTEKDLLRKSIVYDKNTPDVFYCPVSKPTGMDKMIVRSRPLHKLCEHEGKPLPAHYKSDCYNDVDESNYACKEKYRIMMRQNPPGSDEPFNGQRLSRFMDMDDDMKRIKSKKH